From the genome of Glycine soja cultivar W05 chromosome 14, ASM419377v2, whole genome shotgun sequence:
tatttagggtttagtgtttagtttttatattttttggttgaGGGTTTAGATTTGATATTTTAGTGTTAGAGGTTTAAAAGGTATGGTTATGGGATTAGGGTTTAGTActttttttaggggttagggctaagttttttattttaagggttagtgtttagttttatgttttatgggttagggtttagtttttatgttttaggggttagggctaagtttttttatttttgggtttagggttcattttttttattttagggggtagggctaagtttttttacttgaagggttagggtttagttcttattttttagggggtagggctaagtttttatgttttaggggttagggctaagtgtttttattttagggtgtagggttaatttttttattttaggggttagggttaagtTTTTGATTTGAATGTttagggttagttcttattttttaggggttagggtttagtgctaactttttaggggttagggctaagttctttttattttagggtttagggttaatttattttattttaggggttagagtTAAGTTTTTGATTTGAaggtttagggttagttcttatttttgaggggttagggtttagtgctaattttttagggtttagggctaagttttttttatttagggttggggttatttttttatttagggttggggttaatttttttatttgaagggttagggttacttcttttttttaggggttaggggttagttcttatttgttaggtgttagggtttagttctaatATTTTAGGGGTagggttagttttttatttaagcgttagggtttagttcttatattttaggggttagggttaagtgtttttattttagggtgtagggttattttttttaattttaggggttaaggctaaattttttatttgaggggttagggtttagttcttattttttgaggGGTTAGGTGTTAGTgcttattttttaggggttagggctaagttctttttattttaggggttagggttgagtgcttatttttaggggttagggtatAGTTCTTatggtttaggggttagggctaatttttcttattttagagtttagggttattttttttatattaggggTTAggcttaagttttttatttgaatgggtagggtttagttcttatttttgaggggttagggctaagtttttatgttttaggggttagggctaaattttttatttgaagggttagtgttagttcttatttttaggggttagggtttagttcttatttgttAGGGGTTGGGgctatgtttttttagtttagggttagggttaatttttattttttaggggttagggctaagttttttatttgaagggttagggtttagttcttattttttaggcaaataaaattgcatttagaagttgaaataaaatttcttttttttgaatgtgtacttctaatgaaataaaattacatttagaagttgaaataaaatttctttttttttgaatgtctacttctaatgaaataaaattacatttagaagttgaaataaaatttctttttttttgaatgtgtacttctaatgaaataaaattacagttcttattttttagggttaggcttagttttttttattttagggctagggtttagttctgaacattttaggggtgagggttagttttttattttaagggttagggttgAGTTCTTATGTTTTAGGGTTAggcttagttttttattttagggttagggtttagtttttattttttaggggtcAGGGCTAagttcttatattttaggggtcagggttaggttttttattttagggttagggttagttcttattttttagggttaggcttagtttttttattttaggtctAGGGTTTAGTTTTGAACATTTTAGGGGTGagggttagttttttattttaagggttagggttgagttcttattttttagggttaggcttagtttttttattttagggttagggtttagtttttatattgtacgggttagggctaagttcttatattttaggtgttagggttaggttttttctTTTAGGGGCAGGGTTTAGTTTTGaacattttaggggttagggttaggtgtTTTATATGAAGGGTaagggttagttcttattttttagggttaggcttagtatttttattttagagttagggttagtttttgagttttatttggtttagggttcattgattattatagtttgatacGCGACATAAATTGTATCCATAAGTAAGCCTTAATAAACTGAATATCATACATTACGCCATGAATGTCAAATTACAAATAGACAACAAAGCCTTAATAAACGAAGACATGCAAATCATTCATTTTGGTGTccgtgaggatgtgccacatggtcgatcccatcttcgTGCTTGGCGATCAAGATTTCTTCTGCCCCGATGTCTCCCCGCTTCTTCTTCGTCAGCCTCCGCAGAAAATGcgtgacgcaaatcaacaccgaATAAGTCGCCCGTATTAGGTATTTGTCCCAGTACTTTCCATTGTGTTCCTAAcggggcattaggtgttggaattgggccatgatattgctgtgaaggggtcattgtggaccatgaaaaatgagcttgtgtttccgcaacaccaccgaACGATTGCTGGCTTGCAGAAGTATCAGTGTGATGACCCtgaaaaggatactgatacatctgtgtcGGATACTCAACAAATGTttgtggcgtgtaatacatttCACGGCCACGCTCCGGCATTTATTGGGAATATTCTTCCCCTTCAACAGTCTCCCTTCGTCTGTCTATGCCCtaagtttcaacacttgactgaagcatATGAAACTATTGTGCGGGACATTGACGCTCAGATGCAggaccatgtgacactggcttagtgactctctcttgctcttcggataaaattgtaattttttccacataaggcacgagatcatcaactgtccatctattcctcccttgaggagacacCATGTATTGTAACGTCTCCGCAACTTCAGCCTGCAATTATAAGGGTCAGAAAATTAAtgtcatcattaaaaaaatgttcaagttaaatattcaaaaaaattaaaaaataccaatgtagtCGTCTTTGCATTTTGtgggtcaacaaacatctttgtctTTCACCTATACCACACCATGTAGTCCGAGTTAAAGCTCAATAGGCCTTCTTGTCGGGGATAAGCGTCGACCCTAAATGCATGGCGATTATTCCACTGATCAATCATTGGGGCGAACAATTGGCCCCAATTTTCGTCATGTTTCCCTTTTAATGTTATGCCATGAATGTTTAAGGGTTGTGAAGGAGACTCTGGAATTGGTTGTTGCATCCCAAATTGTCTCAATACTCTGtccggttggtgccactcaataacttggaaacaaattagtggcaccaccgcgTACCACGCGAGACTTCCGACTAAACAAACGGGAGGCAACAGTGATATAACGGTTGATGGGTACGGCTCCcacacaaactgcatataacaacatagttgtgaatattttagtaaaataacacatataattttttattttacaaatacaatagcatgttcttacctcatgacgtttcataatatccaacttgcgacgaaaaactctcacatcatcattgccgatatgttggtttccacgtcgcagccacctacaaagattaaaatttaatatatgctAAAACCATTTATTCTATTGAAATGAAAGACGCTGTTAAAAATGACTAACCTGTGCCCCAATGGTGTATTTTCTACTTGAgaaggagtcctctttggagccaaggtTGGACATcattcccatgcccacatttgtaGT
Proteins encoded in this window:
- the LOC114383515 gene encoding serine/threonine-protein phosphatase 7 long form homolog; the encoded protein is MKRHEFVWEPYPSTVISLLPPVCLVGSLAWYAVVPLICFQVIEWHQPDRVLRQFGMQQPIPESPSQPLNIHGITLKGKHDENWGQLFAPMIDQWNNRHAFRVDAYPRQEGLLSFNSDYMVWYR